Proteins from one Gibbsiella quercinecans genomic window:
- the lpcA gene encoding D-sedoheptulose 7-phosphate isomerase produces MYQDLIRSELNEAAETLKNFISDDANIEAIQSAAVLLADSFKAGGKVISCGNGGSHCDAMHFAEELTGRYRENRPGYPAIAISDVSHLSCVSNDFGYEFVFSRYVEAVGREGDVLLGISTSGNSGNIIKAISAARAKGMKVITLTGKDGGKMAGTADVEIRVPHFGYADRIQEIHIKAIHILIQLIEKEMVKA; encoded by the coding sequence ATGTACCAAGATTTGATTCGTAGTGAACTGAATGAAGCGGCTGAAACCCTGAAAAATTTTATCAGCGACGACGCCAATATTGAGGCTATCCAAAGCGCGGCGGTGTTGCTGGCCGATTCCTTTAAGGCCGGCGGTAAGGTGATCTCTTGCGGCAACGGGGGTTCCCACTGCGATGCCATGCACTTTGCCGAAGAACTGACCGGCCGCTACCGCGAAAACCGCCCGGGCTACCCGGCGATCGCCATTTCCGATGTCAGCCATCTGTCCTGCGTCAGCAACGATTTTGGCTATGAGTTCGTGTTCTCACGCTACGTGGAAGCGGTGGGGCGCGAAGGGGATGTATTGCTGGGAATCTCCACTTCCGGCAACTCCGGCAATATCATCAAGGCGATTTCGGCGGCGCGCGCCAAAGGGATGAAAGTGATCACCTTAACGGGCAAAGACGGCGGTAAAATGGCCGGTACCGCCGATGTGGAAATTCGCGTGCCGCACTTTGGCTATGCCGATCGCATTCAGGAGATCCACATAAAAGCGATCCATATCTTGATCCAATTGATTGAAAAAGAAATGGTTAAGGCTTGA